The genomic DNA CCGTTAAAACGCATCGATAAAAGCCGAACAACGCGATAAAAAGAGGGGCTGCCTTCTTACCATTTTGTGTGTAAGGAGTCAGGCGTCACGGTGAACACGTCGCAGGTGGTGACAGTCGGTTCGGACGCGGGTTATTCGGTGTTTTTCACGTCAGGCTCGGGCGCTTAGATGTTGTTTTCCCCCGGAGCCGTTACTTAGAGGAAGTGCGTCATCGTGACGTAGCGGGTTATCCGCcaatttaattagattttgtttttttttaaacatagaaatgtattttactttgtgtttataCTTTGTGTAcgtatatttatttttaattaattaattatatttgttAATATTGACCAAATTTAGTTTAGTCGCGCGCCGCGGACATGTAGACCGCACGCGCTTGTTTCTGTAAGGACGTGTTTTGGAGCCGGACGTCATGACGTCATGCAGGCGTGATGTTGTGCTGTAGGACATGTGAACACTTTCAGTATTTCTGTGCTGGGTTTATTTAGAAATGGGCTGACATTGCTTCACTATGTTTCAGTCTGAAGCTCGGAGGGAAACATTCAGACATTAAAGTTCCTCGTTAGAGCCTGCAGGACGTTAAAGCAGGATGATCTGGGTAAGATATAATCAAAATATAGTAAGATACAGTGAATATCATGTTGACTTCATTGACTGCTGTCATTGCAGGGGAGGTATATATTAACTGCTGGGCTCCGGTGCTGCAGATGCAGAGTGAGCTCTCATGTAAAGAGGTGCTACAGCTTTCTCCCAGGTACGTTGTTTTCATAACTAACTATAGATAATTATGATGAACTGATGCTTTAATTAGTCAATTAACTAATAACTCATCAAACAACAGAAATGCTGCTGGTTTAAGTTGTATGCATGTTTATGGATTTTCTTAATTTCACATTATAAGTTATAGAATGATTAGTTGACAGAACACTGACAGTCGCACGATCCATTTAGTAGTTGAACTTTTGATCATATcgcatgatcttcatcagcctTGTTGTCATGCAATCAAATGTACTTCTTTTTTCTGAGCGTGGGATGTACAGtctaaagaaaataatcatatGACGGCTGATCATGTATTGTGGtgcacagttcactgttacttggtttttattttttactgttaatggttctatttaactgttatttatacatgtgtgtatatagtgtttaaaaataggatattgtatagggtatattgttaaagttttgttttcttactactgttttcttgctgtcacttaccatttgggagctgcggtaacaaaaacaatttccctacagggattaataaagtatttcttctgattctgaAATCGGCAAAAATCAatggtgttataaaaattaggattatattgaggtgcagatgttttaactcatatagatagtgtgtgtgtgtgtatcctgtcttttgcatgtctcgtgtaCGTCTAattagttggcctctgatttactgaagctggcagggagagataattataaatcagtagtacaaggacagtAGAGACCtgctaggggagtaccatttggatataaaatataactaaTACTAACACAACTCTAGTCAAAGGGAAAACTCATCttagtgttcaccttcaacacattctagtctggagccactgttgtctgttcatgttctCAGGTTGGCACCTGCACTCCTTCAGCAATCCAAACAGCGGCcttgcaaagagagagaaagtttagTGCTGTCACTGACCATGACCTCAAGGCCCATGCGCAAACCCTGTGTAAccaaaggatagaaaattccataacaatacACATCTGCTAATGAAGATCATATGATATGACTGtcttgttccctgttggtggaatgTGTTACGTCTACCTTGTCTAAAAACTCCTGAGAATACTTCTTCTCCTTACACTACAAACCAGGGCACCGCTGGCATAAGCAGACTATGCAGTCATAGGGGGGCCACACATTAACTTGGACTTATGTTGCTCGCCCCTCACTTTTTACAGCGTTAAATTGACTGACTCGTTCAGGGGCTGCCAACTCAATCACGCAATTAACCCTTTTACACACGCTCCCGCGCCACACATCCAGTCCACAGTTTTTTTGACTGACTGCTTCATTTTGAGACACGGTGTTGTGAGAACACGTCTGACAAAAACAGGTTCATTCTGTGTTtcttctggcagcagcacatcgtctctccctcccctctggcactgtgagttactatggttacaggAACAACCTGAAACTTGATAGTGATTCTTACAAAATTCTAATAAAATCGTGAATGTAGCCCAATTGctcctcaatgctgaaatccTGTATTAGAACATAATTGTGATAGGGCCACTAAATGCCTAGGGCCGGCCCTGCTACAAACTGGACATGCTGAATCTATACTCCCTAGAACTGTTACTTGATTCTATATGAGTTGTACTTTTTGCTATACTAACTTGTCCTTGTTGCACTGTACTTTGATTGCCTCCCTTTTTGtgagtcgctttggataaaagcctcagctaaagctccagaacagctatGAAATGGTTTAAGTTTTGTCAACTGATGCTTGCACAGTCAAGAATGACATTCTGAAACTCAACATGTACTTTTTCTGGTGTGTTTaaactacacacacagttttaaaaCTTCACTTTAGGCTGCTGTAACTGATAaacattaaatgattaatcCTTCCATCAGTAAGATAATGGATAACATTATAATACTTCATGTTCCCTGTTGTAGATGATGTCAAATCATTGCGGGCTGTGGTCAATCCTGATATATCCAAGTAAGTAATTCCattctgctgtctctgctctttATATTAAACTGTGTTCGAAGCTCTTTTAACTCGTTCACTGTATCTGCAGGATCCGAAATATCGGCATCATGGCCCACATCGACGCGGGAAAGACAACAACCACTGAAAGGATGCTTTATTACTCTGGCTATACGAGAGCACTAGGAGGTGTGCAGGATGTTGAAAAAACAATATGTGGACATTGCTAACTCTGCATTACCCAAAGACTacctgcttgtttttgtctctttaattTCAGATGTGGACGATGGGGATACAGTGACAGATTTCATGGCTCAAGAGAGGGAGCGTGGCATCACCATACAGTCGGCTGCAGTCACATTTGATTGGAAAAGTTATAGAATAAACCTTATAGACACCCCAGGTAGAAATGCCTTCGCTGTGAGGATAAAACATTCCAACAGTGAGAAGGAGCAGCCAGTCAAACATTACTCTGTGTGTGATTACAGGACACGTTGACTTCACTCTGGAGGTAGAGCGGGCGCTTCGTGTTCTTGACGGGGCCGTTGCCGTGTTTGATGCCTCTGCCGGCGTCGAGGTTAGCACGCCGCGTCTCTTTTCATTCAAACGTTTGCTTTGTTGTATTATTGCGCGCACTCTGAACGCAGTCTCTTgcctcgaaaaaaaaaaaacgccaacAGGCTCAGACTCTGACCGTGTGGAGACAAGCAGAGAAGCACCACGTtccctgtgtttgtttcctgaatAAGATGGACAAGCCCGGAGCAAAGTGAGTGACTTCACAGTGCGAGCAAATCTgggttttctttcttattttccaaaatgtaactggtctttcttttttttttgctctctcagCTTAAATTTTTCCATTGAGAGCATAAAACAGAAGTTGAAAGCCAATCCCGTCCTCCTGCAGGTAGGCcttaagaaaaacacacatctctTGATGAATGGTAACTATTACATGCCATACAAGTCGCAATTACTAATAAGAATGTGGCTGAATAAAGCTGTGATTACTGGTTTACTAAGAAGTGGTTTCAGTTGCAACAAGCAGGCACAATTGATCTTCTACAAAGACATAATATGTGTGTTGTCTCATGGAGAGCCACCCTGTTTCATAGATTCCTGTCGGCACTGGCAAAAACTTCTCCGGTGTGGTTGACTTGTTAACCAACCAGAAGCTGATATGGAAGTTAAGATCTTCAGGAGACGATGGACGGATGTTTGAAAGCAAACCTCTTGACCAGTCGCATGAGCCGGAACTTCTGCAGGAGGTGAACGAGGCCAGGGCGGCTTTAATTGAGCAGGTACATAACACTTGTTGACAATGTTGAGAGCTGTAAACGGAAACGTGCAGATGTTCCAGATTTGTTCGTTTCTGTTCTCAATCACAGGTTGCCGATCTGGACGACGAGTTTGCTGAACTGCTGCTGACCAATTTCAGTGACAATTTTGATGCCGTTCCCGCCATCAAAGTAAGTGTTGTGTTGCATGGCACCGCAGTATAATCCTGAAAAGTAGCACTGTGAATACAGAGTGAACAGTGCTGATGTTTCTCCAGCTGCAGGAGGCTGTGCGACGGTTGACTCTGGCCCGTAAAGGCGTCCCGGTTCTCTGTGGCAGCTCTTTGAGAAATAAAGGTGTTCAGCCTCTTTTAGATGCCATCACTGCCTACCTGCCTGCCCCGAATGAACGGCACCATGACCTGGTGTGAGTAAATCCTTTTAACCTATAACTAACTTACACCTAACTTTTTTTATGGTACCGAGTTAACTGTTTGTCATCCAACAGGCGGTGGTACAAGGATGACTTGTGTGCTCTGGCCTTCAAGGTTGTCCACGACAAGCAACGTGGTCCTTTGGTATTTGTTAGGATTTACTCAGGCACTCTTAAACCACAGACTGCTGTCCACAACATCAACAGGAACAGCACGTACGtagtttttcatttcagctaCACAAGCCTGAGTGATCTCTAACCTActaaaagaatattttttttgtattatgtttttatgtagcGAGAGGATGAGCAGACTGCTGGTGCCGTTTGCTGATCAGCTTGTAGAAATCCCCTCCATGACGGCGGGAAACATCGCTCTGACTGTGGGACTGAAGCAGGTAAAGCTTCACACATCACATTCCTTCTTTGCTATTTTGAAGATTTTCCCATCAGATGAtagatatttatgttttctgctttcacgTAAGACCATCACAGGTGACACCATCGCCTCATCGAaggcttcagcagcagctgcagcccgCCGAGCCCACAATGATGGTGGACTAGGAAAGAAGCGAGGAGAGGATGTGAGCGTGGTCCTCTCAGGGGTTGAGGTCCCTGATCCAGTTTTCTTCTGCACCATAGAACCACCAACCATGGCCAAGCAGGCTGGTCAGTGACACAGATTATAGCTTTGATGCACGTGTGCCAGAAAGCCGGCTGTCACTCAACTCACacgttgtatttttatttttttcctgaaagATCTTGAAAATGCACTTACCTGCCTCCAGAGAGAAGACCCCAGTCTTAAAGTCAGGGTTGACCCTGATTCTGGCCAGGTGATACCATCATTGAAATAACCAGGACCTTTTTCAGTCAGAGCATCTGCCACAATAAGTCAACTAAACGTCTGTCACTCTCTCAATTTCTCAAGACTATTTTGTGTGGCATGGGAGAGCTGCACATCGAGATAATCCACGATCGAATCAGAAGAGAGTATGGCATCGAGACTCACCTTGGACCACTACAGGTGGCTTACAGGGAGACTATTCTCCATGAGGTCTCTACTACAggtacaacaaacacacatttcttaGTCGGTGCATTCATTTAAGGGTGGGGGGATGACATTCTTTACTTGTCCGCAACTTTTCTTTACAATGTAGATACGCTGGACCGTACTGTTGGGGAGAGACGACATGTTGCGACAGTGGAGCTGGCCGTCAGACCTGTGGACATCTTCTCTTCAGGTGGTTCGTGTGAATTCGCTTTCACAGAGGAACTGGGGGTACAGCTAGCAGCAGAAATGAAAGAGGCAGTAGAGAACGGTGTACACAGCTCATATCTTCAAGGTATCGTTGAATGAAACTCATTATTCTCTTGCAAACTCGTCCTACCATTTTTGTATTCCTTATCTTGTATTATTTCAAAAGTAACTGCACCCAGTTCATGTTCTCAATGCCTGCATCCACCTTAAGGTCCATTGCTAGGATATCCTTTACTGGGTGTGTCCACACTGATCCGAAGTGTCAACATGGAACCAGGGACGTCTCCTGCTATGGTGTCCGCCTGTGTGTCCCGCTGCATGCTTAAGGTAAACCACCATAGCTTCCCATGTCATATTGTAAACTACAGGATTAATCGATAGCTCTGGTTCTTTGGATGCAGGCCCTAAGGCTAGCAGGTGGTCAGGTCCTGGAGCCGGTGATGTCACTGGAGGTGACTGTCGGGGAGGAGCACCTTAGCTCCGTGCTGGGGGACTTAGCCCAAAGACGAGGAACAGTTCGAGATATCCAGAGTCGCCACGACAACAAGGTGCTGCTAGCAGCTGTGCCCCTTGCAGAGACGATGGTGAGATGACGTTCAGTTCAAACTGTAGCTTTTGGTTTAATGAGTCACCTTAATTTACTATTCATACCTGTTTATTTCTAAAAGGGCTATTCCACCGTCCTGCGAACGCTGACATCC from Larimichthys crocea isolate SSNF chromosome IX, L_crocea_2.0, whole genome shotgun sequence includes the following:
- the gfm2 gene encoding ribosome-releasing factor 2, mitochondrial, which produces MIWGRYILTAGLRCCRCRVSSHVKRCYSFLPDDVKSLRAVVNPDISKIRNIGIMAHIDAGKTTTTERMLYYSGYTRALGDVDDGDTVTDFMAQERERGITIQSAAVTFDWKSYRINLIDTPGHVDFTLEVERALRVLDGAVAVFDASAGVEAQTLTVWRQAEKHHVPCVCFLNKMDKPGANLNFSIESIKQKLKANPVLLQIPVGTGKNFSGVVDLLTNQKLIWKLRSSGDDGRMFESKPLDQSHEPELLQEVNEARAALIEQVADLDDEFAELLLTNFSDNFDAVPAIKLQEAVRRLTLARKGVPVLCGSSLRNKGVQPLLDAITAYLPAPNERHHDLVRWYKDDLCALAFKVVHDKQRGPLVFVRIYSGTLKPQTAVHNINRNSTERMSRLLVPFADQLVEIPSMTAGNIALTVGLKQTITGDTIASSKASAAAAARRAHNDGGLGKKRGEDVSVVLSGVEVPDPVFFCTIEPPTMAKQADLENALTCLQREDPSLKVRVDPDSGQTILCGMGELHIEIIHDRIRREYGIETHLGPLQVAYRETILHEVSTTDTLDRTVGERRHVATVELAVRPVDIFSSGGSCEFAFTEELGVQLAAEMKEAVENGVHSSYLQGPLLGYPLLGVSTLIRSVNMEPGTSPAMVSACVSRCMLKALRLAGGQVLEPVMSLEVTVGEEHLSSVLGDLAQRRGTVRDIQSRHDNKVLLAAVPLAETMGYSTVLRTLTSGNATFSLELDTYETMNPQDQNTLLKKLSGLL